In Meiothermus ruber DSM 1279, the following proteins share a genomic window:
- the queA gene encoding tRNA preQ1(34) S-adenosylmethionine ribosyltransferase-isomerase QueA, with protein MNLEDFDYHLPPELIAQSGAEPRDASRLMVIDRQTGQITHRIFRDLPQYLRAGDVLVLNQSKVIPARTFATNPHGTGLEVLLVREIPSGEGLWEALLKPARRAKVGSRLTFPDGLFATVEAIEADGTRLLRFSGNVWEHLENIGKMPLPPYIQASVDPARYQTVYAKTPGSVAAPTAGLHFTPELLDRVRGLGVDIQYVTLHVGPGTFKPVHDDPDRHVMHLEPYEVSPQTAEAVNRARAEGRRVIAVGTTVVRTLETAYSAELGGVQAGAGETQLFIRPGFKYNVIDTLITNFHLPKSTLLMLVSAFMGHGLMKQAYQTAVAERYRFYSLGDAMLIL; from the coding sequence ATGAACCTCGAGGACTTCGACTACCACCTACCCCCCGAACTCATCGCCCAGAGCGGGGCCGAGCCCCGCGACGCCTCGCGGCTGATGGTGATTGACCGCCAGACCGGCCAGATTACCCACCGCATCTTCCGCGACCTGCCCCAGTACCTTCGGGCAGGGGATGTGCTGGTGCTCAACCAGAGCAAGGTGATTCCGGCCCGCACCTTTGCCACCAACCCACACGGAACGGGGCTCGAGGTGCTGCTGGTACGAGAAATTCCCTCTGGCGAGGGGCTCTGGGAGGCCCTGCTCAAGCCGGCCAGGCGGGCTAAGGTGGGCTCGAGGCTGACCTTTCCCGATGGGCTCTTCGCCACCGTGGAGGCCATCGAAGCAGACGGAACCCGGTTGCTCAGGTTTTCCGGTAATGTCTGGGAACACCTGGAAAACATCGGAAAGATGCCGCTGCCGCCCTACATTCAGGCCTCGGTAGATCCGGCCCGCTACCAGACCGTGTACGCCAAAACCCCCGGCTCGGTGGCCGCGCCCACGGCGGGGCTGCACTTCACCCCCGAACTGCTGGACAGGGTGCGGGGGCTGGGGGTGGATATTCAATACGTCACCCTGCACGTGGGCCCCGGCACCTTCAAGCCCGTCCACGACGACCCCGACCGGCACGTGATGCATTTGGAGCCCTATGAAGTTTCGCCCCAGACCGCCGAGGCGGTCAACCGTGCCAGGGCCGAGGGGCGGCGGGTGATTGCGGTGGGCACCACGGTGGTGCGCACGCTCGAGACCGCCTATAGCGCCGAGCTGGGGGGTGTCCAGGCGGGGGCCGGCGAGACCCAACTGTTCATCCGCCCGGGGTTCAAGTACAACGTGATAGACACGCTGATTACCAACTTTCACCTACCCAAATCCACCCTGCTGATGCTGGTATCGGCCTTTATGGGGCACGGGTTGATGAAACAGGCCTACCAGACCGCGGTAGCCGAACGCTACCGGTTTTATAGCCTGGGCGACGCCATGCTGATTCTTTAG
- the fabF gene encoding beta-ketoacyl-ACP synthase II encodes MRRVVVTGIGPVAPNGIGAEAFHKAQLEGRSGIRRITQFDASSYPVQIAGEVDINPEAYIDKRELRRLDRFTQLALIAGHLALQDSGLELEKEDPTRIGTLIGTGIGGMITWQEQSKVLFEKGGTRLSPFFIPMMIANMASGQLAMKYGFMGPSSTVVTACATGSDAIGNAFRVIQLGEADVMLTGGTEAVVTEMAIGSFGVMRALSTRNHEPEKASRPFSKSRDGFVLSEGAAVLVLEEYERAKARGAKIYAELVGFGRSADAHHITEPHPEGAGAALAMQAALRDARIGPEQVGYINAHGTSTPVGDRAETLAIKKVFGEHAYRLSVSSTKSMIGHLLGAAGAIEAVATVQALASGILPPTINLEDPDPELDLDYVPNTPRAKQVDYALSNSFAFGGMNATLLFKRV; translated from the coding sequence ATGCGTCGCGTCGTCGTTACCGGAATTGGCCCGGTGGCCCCCAATGGCATCGGAGCCGAAGCCTTTCACAAAGCCCAGCTCGAGGGCCGGTCGGGCATCCGCCGCATCACCCAGTTTGACGCCTCGAGCTACCCCGTGCAGATTGCCGGCGAAGTGGATATTAACCCCGAGGCATACATAGACAAGCGCGAACTGCGCCGCCTGGATCGCTTCACCCAACTGGCCCTGATTGCTGGGCATCTGGCCTTGCAGGATTCAGGGCTGGAGCTTGAGAAAGAAGACCCCACCCGCATCGGTACCCTGATCGGAACCGGCATCGGGGGCATGATCACCTGGCAGGAGCAGAGCAAGGTGCTCTTCGAAAAGGGCGGCACCCGCCTATCACCCTTTTTCATTCCCATGATGATCGCCAACATGGCCTCGGGCCAACTGGCCATGAAGTACGGCTTCATGGGGCCATCCTCCACTGTGGTGACAGCCTGCGCCACCGGCTCAGATGCCATTGGCAACGCCTTCCGGGTCATTCAATTGGGCGAGGCCGATGTGATGCTCACCGGTGGCACCGAGGCGGTGGTTACCGAGATGGCGATTGGCAGCTTTGGGGTGATGCGGGCCCTCTCGACCCGCAACCACGAGCCCGAAAAAGCCAGCCGTCCCTTTAGCAAAAGCCGCGACGGCTTTGTGCTCTCGGAAGGGGCCGCGGTGCTGGTGCTGGAAGAGTACGAGCGGGCCAAAGCCCGCGGTGCGAAAATCTACGCCGAGCTGGTGGGCTTTGGGCGCAGTGCCGATGCCCACCACATCACCGAGCCCCACCCCGAGGGCGCGGGCGCGGCCCTGGCCATGCAGGCGGCCCTCAGGGATGCCAGAATCGGCCCTGAGCAGGTCGGCTACATCAACGCCCACGGCACCTCCACGCCGGTTGGGGACAGGGCCGAGACGCTGGCTATTAAAAAGGTCTTCGGTGAGCACGCCTACAGGCTTTCGGTCTCGTCCACCAAAAGCATGATTGGTCACCTGCTGGGCGCGGCGGGGGCCATTGAGGCTGTGGCTACCGTACAGGCCCTGGCCAGCGGAATTCTGCCGCCCACCATTAACCTCGAGGATCCCGATCCCGAACTCGACCTCGACTACGTGCCCAACACCCCTCGAGCCAAACAGGTGGACTACGCCCTCTCCAACTCGTTCGCTTTTGGGGGCATGAACGCCACCCTGCTCTTTAAGCGGGTCTAG
- a CDS encoding GNAT family N-acetyltransferase: protein MKVSTRLVFLPVTTDSAVIVHNLYLNCPTYIALIGGDMPTLNDIQRELETLRHDTRRQAVLLMQEGRAVGFLDYKVAYPDLHSATISLLLIEERLQGQGLGKAAVEQLEAQLRSRMNRLYAVVYGNNEQAKCFWERVGFEHLRDSGPTLSWYMKSLQ, encoded by the coding sequence ATGAAAGTTTCTACGCGTCTCGTCTTCCTACCCGTGACCACCGATTCGGCTGTAATTGTGCACAACCTGTACTTAAACTGCCCCACCTACATTGCCCTGATTGGGGGGGATATGCCCACCCTCAACGATATTCAACGTGAGCTCGAGACCCTGCGCCACGACACCAGGCGCCAGGCTGTATTGCTGATGCAAGAGGGTCGCGCCGTGGGTTTTCTGGACTACAAGGTGGCCTACCCCGATCTGCACTCGGCCACCATCAGCCTGCTGCTCATCGAGGAAAGGCTTCAGGGCCAGGGCTTGGGCAAGGCCGCTGTGGAGCAGCTCGAGGCTCAGTTGCGCAGCCGGATGAATCGGTTGTACGCCGTGGTCTATGGTAACAACGAGCAGGCCAAATGCTTCTGGGAGCGGGTGGGCTTTGAGCATCTGCGTGATAGCGGCCCGACCCTGAGCTGGTATATGAAGTCTCTGCAGTAG
- a CDS encoding YebC/PmpR family DNA-binding transcriptional regulator, translating into MAGHSKWAQIKRKKAANDLKKGKIVSKYLRLIAAAARAGGSTDPAANVNLRNLIEAARDADVPNDNIERLLKRLAGGDDEGSNYEEIVYEGYAPGGVAIIVQALSDNRNRTASEVRHIFNKHGGSLGATGSVSWQFERRGYIWVEPNSEAAQEAAIEAGAIDLQESEEGLEIYTDPQEVYAVANALKAKGFKPEDTEITMVPQNTMSLSQEEAEKVLRMVEALEELDDVQNVYTNLNLDNVSIGA; encoded by the coding sequence ATGGCTGGTCATAGCAAATGGGCACAAATTAAGCGCAAAAAAGCCGCCAACGACCTCAAAAAGGGTAAAATCGTCAGCAAATACCTGCGCCTGATTGCAGCCGCGGCCAGGGCCGGGGGCAGTACCGACCCAGCAGCCAATGTCAACCTGCGCAACCTGATCGAAGCCGCCCGGGACGCCGACGTTCCCAACGACAACATCGAGCGCCTTTTGAAGCGCCTGGCCGGCGGCGACGACGAGGGGAGCAACTACGAAGAGATCGTGTACGAGGGTTACGCACCGGGTGGGGTGGCCATCATCGTGCAGGCCCTCTCCGACAACCGCAACCGCACGGCCTCGGAGGTGCGCCATATCTTCAACAAACACGGGGGCAGCCTGGGGGCTACCGGATCGGTCTCGTGGCAGTTTGAGCGGCGGGGCTATATCTGGGTTGAGCCCAACAGCGAGGCCGCCCAGGAAGCCGCCATCGAGGCCGGGGCGATTGATCTTCAGGAGAGCGAGGAAGGCCTGGAAATCTACACCGACCCCCAGGAAGTCTATGCCGTGGCCAACGCCCTCAAGGCCAAAGGCTTCAAGCCCGAGGACACCGAGATCACCATGGTGCCGCAAAACACCATGAGCCTGAGCCAGGAAGAGGCCGAGAAGGTGCTGCGCATGGTAGAGGCGCTGGAAGAGCTCGACGATGTGCAGAACGTGTACACCAACCTCAACCTGGATAACGTCTCGATTGGAGCTTAG
- a CDS encoding SDR family oxidoreductase yields MDLGIAGRLALVTGASQGIGRAVAITLAEEGARVVVTARNQQKLEELVHEIRAAGGEAHAIAADLTQDRALEHLIAQTQKLGTVELFLGNTAGPKPGAARDLKVQDIRVAAEQLWYPMVALVNALLPGMQSRQFGRILFITSLAAKEPIENLALSNALRAGLTGYAKTLAREVAPFGITVNTLGPGYTRTERVEEVFAFRAQQQGISLEAAYAQQTAQIPAGRMAYPQEIADVAVFLLSARAGYLTGQAIMVEGGAIRGLL; encoded by the coding sequence GTGGATCTGGGCATTGCGGGCAGGCTGGCCCTGGTAACAGGAGCGTCGCAAGGAATTGGGCGGGCTGTTGCGATCACTTTGGCGGAAGAGGGGGCTCGAGTGGTCGTGACAGCCCGAAACCAACAGAAACTCGAAGAACTGGTGCACGAAATTAGAGCGGCTGGGGGAGAGGCCCACGCCATTGCGGCCGACCTCACGCAAGACCGCGCGCTCGAGCACCTGATTGCCCAGACGCAAAAGCTGGGTACCGTGGAGCTTTTTCTGGGCAACACGGCGGGGCCTAAGCCCGGGGCGGCACGAGATTTGAAGGTGCAAGACATTCGTGTGGCTGCAGAGCAGCTTTGGTATCCGATGGTGGCTCTGGTTAATGCGCTGCTTCCCGGTATGCAGTCGAGGCAGTTTGGCCGCATTCTGTTCATCACCTCGCTGGCAGCGAAGGAGCCCATTGAGAACCTGGCCCTGTCCAACGCCCTGCGGGCCGGCCTGACCGGTTATGCCAAAACCCTGGCTAGGGAGGTGGCGCCCTTTGGTATCACGGTTAACACCCTGGGGCCAGGTTATACCCGCACGGAGCGGGTTGAGGAGGTATTTGCTTTCCGTGCCCAACAGCAGGGTATCAGCCTGGAAGCCGCGTATGCCCAGCAAACTGCCCAGATACCGGCTGGTCGGATGGCCTACCCGCAAGAAATTGCCGATGTGGCTGTTTTTCTGCTCTCGGCCAGGGCCGGCTACCTGACCGGCCAGGCCATCATGGTGGAGGGCGGGGCTATCCGGGGATTGCTTTAG
- a CDS encoding NYN domain-containing protein, producing MNDPFSRIPGWSPQQRVGLFVDTQNLYHSARDYYGQNVNFESLMRYAVANRQLVRATAYVVEREHDTSAWPFIYKLSTIGFRVRRMNLTLKETTDEGKPIYEGNWDMGIAADMVRLMHTLDVVVLGSGDGDFVDIVEVLMERGIRVEVIAFKETTSQKLIDAVDRFIHLPEIENAFVPSKERERTLIPRSEP from the coding sequence ATGAACGACCCTTTTAGCCGTATCCCCGGTTGGAGCCCCCAGCAGCGTGTGGGCCTGTTCGTTGATACCCAAAACCTCTACCACTCGGCCCGCGACTACTACGGGCAGAACGTCAACTTCGAAAGCCTGATGCGCTATGCGGTGGCCAACCGCCAACTGGTGCGGGCCACCGCCTACGTGGTCGAGCGCGAACACGACACCTCGGCCTGGCCCTTCATCTACAAGCTCTCCACCATTGGCTTCCGGGTGCGCCGCATGAATCTGACCCTCAAGGAGACCACCGACGAGGGCAAGCCCATCTACGAAGGCAACTGGGATATGGGTATCGCCGCCGATATGGTGCGGCTGATGCACACCCTGGACGTGGTGGTGCTGGGCAGCGGCGACGGCGACTTTGTGGACATCGTGGAGGTGCTGATGGAACGCGGCATCCGGGTCGAGGTGATCGCCTTCAAGGAAACCACCTCGCAAAAACTGATTGATGCCGTAGACCGCTTCATCCACCTGCCCGAGATCGAGAATGCTTTCGTGCCCAGCAAGGAGCGGGAGCGCACCCTGATACCGCGCAGCGAGCCCTGA
- a CDS encoding SAM hydrolase/SAM-dependent halogenase family protein, translating to MREIFFLSDFGLADPYAAVVKAVMRQTAPGAVIHDLAHNLPPGDLRRASYILYESVPYLPRQSVVLAVVDPGVGSSRRAVLVIGERLCYVAPDNGLLTLAYLQDPPRKAYLLENPAYHLPRKSATFHGRDVFGPVAAHLASGVEPARFGPEVPVAELVRLPIHLNFGNHGEVLTFDRFGNAITTLLATPAQVRGKKVRIRYHHIPVASHYAEVPVGSALAYVGSAGLLEVAIHLGNAQEQLGLKQGDRVELG from the coding sequence ATGCGGGAAATTTTCTTTCTCTCCGATTTCGGTCTGGCCGACCCCTACGCCGCGGTGGTCAAGGCGGTCATGCGGCAAACAGCGCCGGGGGCGGTTATTCACGACCTGGCCCACAACCTGCCCCCTGGCGACCTCCGCCGGGCCAGCTACATCCTGTATGAGTCGGTGCCCTATCTACCCCGGCAGTCGGTGGTGCTGGCGGTGGTTGATCCGGGGGTGGGCTCCTCCCGCCGGGCCGTCCTGGTGATTGGCGAGCGTCTTTGCTACGTGGCCCCGGACAACGGCCTGCTCACCCTGGCCTACCTGCAAGACCCCCCGCGCAAAGCCTACCTGCTCGAGAACCCCGCCTACCACCTGCCCCGCAAATCGGCCACCTTTCACGGGCGTGACGTATTTGGGCCAGTCGCGGCCCACCTGGCCTCGGGAGTTGAGCCGGCCCGCTTCGGCCCGGAGGTGCCGGTTGCCGAGCTGGTGCGCCTGCCCATCCACCTGAACTTTGGCAACCACGGCGAGGTACTCACATTTGACCGCTTCGGCAATGCCATCACCACCCTGCTGGCCACCCCCGCCCAGGTCCGCGGCAAAAAGGTGCGCATTCGCTACCACCACATTCCGGTAGCCTCCCATTACGCCGAGGTTCCGGTAGGAAGCGCCCTGGCCTATGTGGGCAGCGCCGGGCTTTTAGAGGTTGCCATCCATCTGGGCAATGCCCAGGAGCAGCTCGGCCTAAAGCAGGGGGATCGGGTGGAGCTAGGTTGA
- a CDS encoding S41 family peptidase: MRQLFATLALLLGSFSLASPAQDLFDQASFYLEFYYNGPATLNLKELTARYQSALDRACAPQKDTCPYEQAVPIIEQMLGELNDNHTYYLSPEELRGSRESRQGNAPSRTLRIGVSHLPVPGSRDRLIVDVVEGGPADEAGLAYGDRIIAINGRLLSEFPDDNQVVQFLTQSVQSGRPVVLTILRGPERQRLEITLTGREINLARFPSLKIRPDGVGVLKIPNFDAQGQVGRRVHELVREAQQKNVRALVLELRGNSGGLLNEMILAAAAFLDDAYVALVDRYQTERAEFRIRDGRLTIIRNGQTESANLPFLARWRGPLVVLVDGNTASGGEYLASAIQRAKVGPLVGVATLGIGNTTTRPFNLINGGALSISYNRAFFADGTPYPPRAIPDFVVESSLEQLANTGRDLPFEKALEALGIKSAGR; this comes from the coding sequence ATGCGCCAACTGTTTGCCACCCTGGCCCTGCTGCTGGGCTCGTTTTCGCTGGCCTCGCCGGCCCAAGACCTCTTCGACCAGGCCAGCTTCTATCTGGAGTTTTATTACAACGGCCCGGCCACGCTCAACCTCAAAGAGCTGACGGCCCGCTACCAGAGCGCACTCGATCGCGCCTGTGCTCCCCAGAAAGATACCTGCCCCTACGAGCAAGCCGTGCCCATCATCGAGCAGATGCTGGGGGAACTCAACGACAACCACACCTATTATCTGAGCCCCGAGGAATTGCGGGGCTCCCGTGAAAGCCGTCAGGGCAACGCCCCTTCCCGCACGCTGCGCATTGGTGTCAGCCACCTGCCCGTACCTGGTTCCCGCGATCGCCTCATTGTGGATGTGGTGGAAGGGGGGCCAGCCGACGAGGCCGGACTGGCCTATGGCGACCGCATCATCGCCATTAACGGTCGGCTTCTGAGCGAGTTCCCCGACGATAACCAGGTCGTTCAGTTCCTGACGCAGTCGGTGCAGTCGGGGCGCCCGGTGGTCTTAACCATTCTGCGCGGCCCTGAGCGCCAGCGCCTCGAGATCACCCTAACCGGACGCGAGATTAATCTGGCCCGCTTCCCCTCCCTCAAAATTAGGCCCGATGGTGTAGGGGTGCTCAAAATTCCCAACTTCGATGCGCAGGGCCAGGTGGGCCGTCGGGTGCATGAGCTGGTGCGCGAGGCCCAGCAGAAAAATGTGCGGGCCTTGGTGCTGGAGTTGCGTGGAAACAGCGGTGGCCTGCTCAACGAGATGATACTGGCGGCAGCCGCTTTCCTGGACGATGCTTATGTGGCCCTGGTAGACCGCTACCAGACCGAGCGCGCTGAGTTTCGCATCCGCGATGGGCGGCTCACCATTATCCGCAACGGCCAGACCGAGAGCGCCAACCTCCCCTTCCTGGCCCGCTGGCGCGGCCCGCTGGTGGTGCTGGTTGATGGAAACACCGCTTCAGGGGGGGAGTACCTGGCCTCGGCCATCCAGCGAGCCAAGGTGGGGCCGCTGGTTGGGGTGGCCACCCTGGGCATCGGCAATACCACCACCCGGCCCTTCAATCTGATCAACGGGGGGGCTTTGAGCATCTCCTACAACCGGGCCTTTTTCGCCGATGGCACACCCTACCCACCCCGGGCCATCCCAGACTTTGTGGTGGAGAGCTCCCTTGAGCAGCTAGCCAACACTGGGCGCGACCTGCCGTTCGAAAAAGCCCTGGAGGCGCTGGGCATAAAGTCGGCTGGCCGCTAA
- a CDS encoding S41 family peptidase, translating to MALRHALLSGMAAFALVGSAVASPAQDLFDQATFLIGFYYNGPAKVPPFRELRRQYQPELDRLCASEGNRCGFDKAKQVIERIVRDIADPFTVLVTRDQLIDDERYGAGLGPAAPRIGVWVRETPRGLVVSEAFPGEPAYEAGLRRGDLITQVADQPATLARLSAAEAARNPFSLRYSRQGAARSLTLTPRVAGATMQPRLEINNNIAYLRVYHLYSSDSYSTAQRIHEAARRAEQAGARGMVIDLRDALTGYDSEALLAAAAFTGTGGFIYDRRFQGLDETHTVENGKLYVQPEGAEKEEQSALERPYLARIPVVVLVNRHTYNSAEMLAYFLQAAGRAKVVGEPTAGALGMSGSAEGPLINGDFIAVSSLRMRNLDGSPFPLKVSPDVVVEDDLEALVAGRDPVLERALEMLR from the coding sequence ATGGCCCTACGACATGCGCTATTAAGCGGTATGGCAGCCTTCGCGCTGGTCGGTTCAGCGGTGGCTTCGCCCGCCCAGGATCTTTTCGACCAGGCCACTTTCCTGATCGGCTTTTACTACAACGGCCCGGCCAAGGTTCCCCCCTTCAGGGAACTGCGGCGGCAGTACCAGCCGGAACTCGACCGGCTCTGCGCTTCCGAAGGCAACCGCTGCGGCTTTGATAAAGCAAAACAGGTTATCGAGCGCATTGTGCGGGATATTGCCGATCCGTTTACGGTCTTGGTCACTCGAGACCAGCTCATTGATGACGAGCGCTATGGGGCTGGCCTGGGGCCTGCGGCCCCCAGGATAGGGGTCTGGGTACGCGAGACCCCCAGGGGGCTGGTGGTGAGCGAGGCCTTCCCCGGTGAGCCGGCCTATGAGGCGGGGCTGCGCCGGGGCGACCTGATTACCCAGGTGGCAGACCAGCCTGCAACCCTGGCCCGGCTGAGTGCGGCTGAAGCAGCCCGCAACCCCTTTAGCCTGCGTTATAGCCGGCAGGGTGCGGCCCGCAGCCTGACCCTGACCCCACGGGTGGCCGGGGCCACCATGCAACCCAGGCTGGAGATCAACAACAACATTGCCTATCTACGCGTCTATCACCTGTATAGCTCGGACAGCTACTCCACCGCCCAGCGCATCCACGAGGCCGCGCGCCGGGCCGAGCAGGCCGGGGCCCGTGGGATGGTGATCGATCTGCGCGATGCCCTGACCGGTTACGACTCGGAAGCCCTGCTGGCGGCGGCGGCCTTTACCGGTACAGGGGGCTTTATCTACGACCGCCGCTTCCAGGGGCTGGACGAGACCCACACCGTGGAAAACGGCAAGCTATACGTGCAACCCGAGGGAGCCGAAAAGGAGGAGCAAAGTGCCCTCGAGCGGCCTTACCTGGCCCGCATCCCGGTGGTGGTGCTGGTTAACCGCCATACCTATAACTCCGCCGAAATGCTGGCCTACTTCCTGCAGGCCGCGGGTCGGGCCAAGGTGGTGGGAGAGCCCACCGCCGGTGCCCTGGGGATGTCGGGCAGCGCCGAGGGCCCCCTTATCAACGGCGATTTTATTGCGGTTTCTTCGCTTAGAATGCGCAACCTGGATGGCTCGCCCTTCCCCCTCAAAGTCAGTCCCGATGTGGTGGTGGAGGACGACCTCGAGGCCCTTGTTGCCGGACGCGATCCGGTGCTGGAGCGCGCCCTGGAAATGCTGCGATAG
- the cysE gene encoding serine O-acetyltransferase: MLRVIERFREDIQAVLERDPAARGPLEAFLFSPGMHALWMHRLNHWLWRANFKLLARILAHFTRMFTGVEIHPGARIGRRVVIDHGMGIVIGETAEVGDDVLMYHGVTLGGTGFTREKRHPTIGKGVLLGAHAVVLGPIVVGDGAKIGAGAVVTKPVPPGATAIGNPAQIIVREEALEAAPA, encoded by the coding sequence ATGCTGCGAGTCATCGAACGTTTTAGAGAAGATATACAGGCTGTGCTCGAACGAGATCCGGCGGCTCGAGGGCCTCTCGAGGCTTTTTTGTTTAGCCCAGGGATGCACGCCTTGTGGATGCACCGGCTCAACCACTGGCTCTGGCGGGCCAACTTCAAGCTACTGGCCCGCATTCTGGCCCACTTTACCCGTATGTTCACGGGGGTCGAGATTCACCCCGGGGCCCGCATTGGCCGCCGGGTGGTGATTGACCACGGCATGGGCATTGTAATTGGCGAGACCGCCGAGGTGGGCGACGATGTGCTGATGTACCACGGGGTGACCCTGGGCGGCACCGGCTTCACCCGTGAGAAGCGCCACCCCACCATTGGCAAGGGGGTGCTGCTAGGGGCTCATGCGGTGGTGCTGGGGCCTATTGTGGTGGGCGATGGGGCCAAGATAGGGGCCGGGGCGGTGGTCACCAAGCCCGTGCCCCCCGGCGCAACCGCCATCGGGAACCCGGCGCAGATTATCGTTCGGGAAGAGGCGCTCGAGGCCGCCCCAGCTTAA
- a CDS encoding tetratricopeptide repeat protein, whose protein sequence is MIALRAVPFAVGIALFAFTALAQLGAEGYYTQCKALYDQGVRDSAKATCQLALVDNPNHLPSIKLLGRIYLEENNLAAAQPFLQQMKQLGPQDPEVALLEARFLLLEGRPSEALARLPRGLSTEAVLLRAQVLEALGRYEEAYATYLRITASEEARLGAARLAERLGRPQEALGLLGSSPKEQLVQARLMWLSGNSRAAAEALEEVLPRLGPLEKDYIQTLGLLAMVYYGLGEFEKGALVLRQLSSRVSLPSSLLGKVWPWLAVFLVYLALVLYGESRIEPMRTVEMGNERRFGPGSLHLWLLLAIVLAGLASIGIGQVLYQNLLALFTPFQGQVVRPVFYFLMGAFALLIAYRMVGQPGLVQALGPRSSWIEGTWAGLVLLALLGLYAYIAKPLGLSGLGTMYPIFFGLAFLEVVVRGVGYPIFKERYKELSGLMIPVLYALAIPGPTIFFLMTSLFLGWLYLRTKGALAGATAWVMAGLILTLIANLPWVRTLLIN, encoded by the coding sequence ATGATAGCGTTACGAGCGGTTCCTTTTGCCGTTGGAATCGCCCTATTTGCGTTCACGGCCCTGGCCCAGCTTGGCGCTGAGGGCTACTACACCCAGTGCAAGGCCCTATACGACCAGGGGGTGCGGGACAGCGCCAAAGCGACCTGTCAGCTCGCGCTGGTGGACAACCCCAATCACCTGCCCAGCATCAAACTGCTGGGACGCATCTACCTCGAGGAAAACAACCTGGCTGCGGCCCAGCCCTTCCTTCAACAAATGAAGCAACTGGGCCCCCAAGACCCCGAGGTGGCCCTGCTGGAGGCGCGCTTTTTGCTGCTGGAGGGGCGGCCATCCGAGGCGCTGGCGCGCCTGCCCAGGGGACTCAGCACCGAAGCAGTGCTGCTAAGGGCGCAGGTGCTCGAGGCCCTGGGCCGCTACGAGGAAGCCTACGCCACTTACCTTCGGATAACGGCCTCGGAAGAGGCCCGTCTGGGAGCTGCCCGCCTGGCAGAGCGCCTGGGCCGGCCCCAAGAAGCCCTGGGCTTGCTGGGCAGCAGTCCGAAGGAGCAGCTAGTGCAAGCCCGCCTGATGTGGCTTTCGGGCAATTCCCGCGCAGCAGCGGAAGCTCTTGAAGAGGTCTTACCCCGCCTGGGCCCCCTGGAAAAGGACTACATCCAAACCTTGGGTTTACTGGCGATGGTTTACTACGGCCTGGGGGAGTTTGAGAAAGGTGCCCTGGTTTTACGGCAGCTGTCCTCGAGGGTCAGCCTGCCCAGCAGCCTGCTCGGCAAGGTCTGGCCGTGGCTGGCCGTATTTTTAGTCTACCTGGCACTGGTGCTCTATGGCGAAAGCCGCATTGAACCAATGCGCACCGTGGAGATGGGCAACGAGCGGCGCTTTGGGCCCGGCTCGCTTCACCTGTGGCTGCTGCTGGCCATTGTTTTAGCCGGGCTGGCCAGTATAGGTATCGGACAGGTGCTCTATCAGAACCTACTGGCCCTGTTTACCCCTTTCCAGGGCCAGGTTGTACGCCCGGTGTTTTATTTCTTAATGGGTGCTTTCGCGCTGCTCATCGCCTACCGAATGGTGGGGCAACCGGGCCTGGTTCAGGCTCTTGGGCCGCGCTCGAGCTGGATAGAAGGCACCTGGGCAGGGCTGGTCTTGCTGGCCCTGTTGGGCCTGTACGCCTATATCGCCAAGCCCCTGGGCCTGAGCGGGCTCGGCACCATGTATCCCATTTTCTTCGGTCTGGCTTTTCTGGAAGTGGTGGTGCGCGGGGTAGGGTATCCGATTTTTAAAGAGCGCTACAAAGAGCTAAGCGGCTTGATGATCCCGGTGCTGTATGCCCTGGCAATTCCTGGGCCTACAATTTTCTTCCTGATGACCAGCCTCTTTTTGGGCTGGCTTTACCTGCGCACCAAAGGGGCGCTGGCTGGGGCTACGGCCTGGGTTATGGCTGGATTAATTCTGACCCTGATCGCCAACCTGCCCTGGGTGCGCACACTGCTGATTAACTAA